A segment of the bacterium genome:
TAGCTCTTCATGCATATCAAATTTCATTTCTACATCCGAAAACAAAACAATATGTTGAATTTTCAGCACCATTTCCTGAAGATTTAAAAAAAATTTTGACTGTTTAAAGATTAAATGTTTATATTTAAGAAAAAGGGAGGAAAAATGGAAGATTTGAAAATAGGAATAATTGGTTTTGATACTTCTCATGTTGTTGCATTTACAAAACTTTTGAATGATGAAAATGACCCATTCCATGTTAAAGGTGGAAAAGTAATTGCAGGTTATCCTTCTTTTAGCCCAGATATTCAAGCAAGTTATTCCAGAGTAGAGGGATTTAAAAAAGAACTGGTTGAAAAATACAATATAGAAATCGTAAATACAATTGAGGAACTAATTGAAAAAGTTGATGCTGTTTTACTTGAGAGTGTTGACGGAAGAAGGCACCTGAAAGAAGCGGAAACTGTTATAAAGTCAAAAAAAACATTATTTATAGATAAACCACTGGCTGCAAATTATTCTGATGCAAAAAAGATTTATAAAATGGCTGATGAATATAAATGTCCGGTTTTTTCTTCTTCCTCTTTAAGGTTTGATTATAATTTTACAAAAATAAAAAATGATATAAACATTGGTGAAATTTTAGGTTGTGACGCTTTTTCTCCCTGTACTCTTGAATCTACAAATCCAGGTTTTTTCTGGTATGGGATTCACGGAGTTGAAATTTTATATACATTTATGGGTAAAGGTTGCAGAAAAGTATATTGTGAAAAAACAGAAGATTTTCATTTTGCTACTGGAATATGGGA
Coding sequences within it:
- a CDS encoding Gfo/Idh/MocA family oxidoreductase, encoding MEDLKIGIIGFDTSHVVAFTKLLNDENDPFHVKGGKVIAGYPSFSPDIQASYSRVEGFKKELVEKYNIEIVNTIEELIEKVDAVLLESVDGRRHLKEAETVIKSKKTLFIDKPLAANYSDAKKIYKMADEYKCPVFSSSSLRFDYNFTKIKNDINIGEILGCDAFSPCTLESTNPGFFWYGIHGVEILYTFMGKGCRKVYCEKTEDFHFATGIWDDNRIGSVRGIRKGFLNYGATVFTEKKVIHVTYSTEIPIYAQLLKEIIKFFITGKPPVEKEETLEIMKFMECALISEKEKRTVNLSEID